TGTCGCCACCCGCACGGGCTTCCCCGCCGGACTGGCCAATGGACAAGAGGCACTCATCCTCGAGCAGACCAACGGAGATGAACTTGCCGAGGCGGTCTCAACCCTGCTCACCGACGAGGCCAAGCGCCGCGCTATCGCGGCTGCTGGCTGGGAGCGCGTGCAGTCCCTGAGCTGGGAGCGGGCTGTGGACCGCTTCGAGGCTTTTGTCTACAGCCTCAAACACCGAGAGCTTTAGCGAGACCAAGTATCCCACTGGCTAGCATCACACCTTCGGCTCGCCGTTTTCCTCGGGGCGGTCCTTCAGGTAGTACCAGTCGCGGGAGAAGATGTCGGACTTGTCGGTGGTATCGAGCTGCCCCCGGCCAACGATCGGCAGGTAGGCTCCGTCGCGATCCTTTTCCACGTAGCGTGCGAACCAGCCGTCGAGCTCGTCCCGCATGCGGTCGATCTGCTCCACATACTCCGGCTCGTCGATCAGGTTTCGGGCTTCATCCGGGTCGGCGCACAGATCGTAAAACTCGTCCGGGTGGTCCGTCGTGCGCTGCACGTATTTGTATTTACGGCTGCGAATCATCCGGGTCGGCCCATACTCGTCGAAGACAACCAGCGGCGCCTCCGCAGGCTCCCCCTGCCCTGTCCAGACACCGGAGAGTGAACGCCCCGGCAGACCGCTCGGGGTCTCATCGCCACAGCCGACATACTCCAGCAGGCTGGGGAGAAAATCGTAGTGGCTAAATAATACATCGGAGACTTCACCGACCGGCACGCGCCCCGGCTGCGACAGCACGAAGGGCACTTTTACCGAGGTATCGAACATGTTCTGCGGGTAGGTGCCGTTGCCCTTACCGTAAATGCCGTGATGGCCCATGTTCATCCCGTTATCGCCGGTGAAGATTATCAACGTGTCTTCCAGGACTCCCTTTTCTTCCAACGTATCCAGCAGCTGGCCGATCCCGGCGTCCATCGCCGTGATGGATGCGTAGTAGCCACTGAGCAGCTCCCGTCGCAGCTCCGGAGTGGAGCCGTGCGGAGCGGTATTGATCTGCCAGGGGTGCATGGGAAGGTCCGGCACGGACGCAAAGGGACAGTCGTTGTAGTACGGGTCGTAGTATTCGGCCGGATGCTCCTCGCGCTCCCAGGGGCTATGCGGCGCGGTATAGTGCACGCCCAGATAAAAGGGTTCCTCGCCCTCGTAGCCATTCAGGAAATCCAGAGCGTTGTCCGTGATCACGTCCGTCACGTAGCGGGGCTCCTCGTACTCCTTACCCTCGCAAATCATCGGTGCATTGTAGTAAGGGCCACCGCCGCGAGCGTGGGTTTTCCAGTAGGTATGGCCTTTCTGCGGCTGAGGAGCGTTGCCGAGATGCCACTTACCGCTCAATGCGCAGGTATAGCCCTGCTCAGCCAAAATCTCTGTATAGGTGGTCTGTCCGGCCAGATAGTCGATGACGGCACGATCCATCGCCTCGCCGGGTGAGTTACCGCGCCGGATCCAGTCGTGCACACCGTGCTGGGAGGGGATCTTGCCGGTGATCAGCGACGCGCGCGCCGGGGAGCATACCGGCGATACACAGTAGGCACTGCTCAGCAGCAGCCCCTTGGCGGCAATGCGGTCGATGTTGGGCGTGCGCACCTCGGCATTACCGGCGCAGCCCAGCGCCCAGGAGCCCAGGTCATCAGCGAGGATAAAAAGAATATTCGGTTTTTTCATCGGATAAAATCACGCAGGCGGGATACAGAGCGTGTCAGGAAATGAAGATCTCCTGCCCAAGGGCATAGTCCACTACGAATCGTTTGACCAGTCTCGAAGCGAGCGTCCATCGAATTTTCATCACGATGGATTCTGCGATCCATCGCTCACGTCCGAACCCCAAGGCACAAGAGATTTCCCGGATGGTATCACGTCAGTCCGTGTCCACTTGCAACGCTCTGGTGACTGTACCCGTTTTATCTAACAGGTGTTGCCAAACATTCGTTGAACAGGTTCAATAAAACTGACTTTGATCCCGCTCTGGATGCGGACACGATCATTTAAAATAGCCCTATTTGTACGAGTTGTCCCATCTTCGCATCCGTGCGCAAGGAGCTGGACGTTTCTTGTCCGCAACCCATTACCTTTCCATGACGCATCGCTTACTAAAAGTTACCTCCCCCCTGTCCCTGATCTTCGTATTGGCCAATCTGTGCGCCTATACCAGCAGCCAGGCTGCTGAAGTCGATCTCCCCCCCATCACCAAGGCTGAGGCCCAGGCCTACGCGGACGAGCATATCGACGAGTGGAAGCTGTTGGCCGGAGACGAGCGCCCCCGCCTTTTCTACACCCCCGAGGAGTGGAAGGAGCTGCCCCAGCGCTATCAGGAGTCCGAGGGCCGCCAGCGCGAGCTCTTTGACATGACGATCGAGTTCGCCCGCGATCTTGCCGCTAAAAAGCCCGCCCCCGAGTACAAGCCACCGGAGGCCTACGTGAGCAAAAAGCTCGCTCTCATGTCCGCCCAGGCCGAGCTCTGGCAGCGCCCCATCGGCGACCGTATGAGTGTCCTCGCCCTGGCCTACCACCTGACTGGCGATGAAAAAATCGCCGAGCGCCTCCGCGACTACGTGCTGACCGCCTGCAGCTACCCGAACTGGGGCCTGCGCTCGAAGGGTATGCACCTGGCCTCCAGCCATTTGGCCCGCGGCATCGCCATCGCCTACGACTGGGTGCCCGAGCTCTTCAGCGAGGAAGAAAAAGAAACCATCCGCAAGGCGATCACCTACCACGTCACCGACATCGAAGAAGGGCTGTACGGTAAGGCCTTCTGGGCGGTCTCCCTCTCCAATAACCACAACCACGTCAGCGTGGCAGCTCTGGGCATATGTGGCGTTGCCTTCCTGAACGAGATCCCCCAAGCACCCACCTGGGCAGGCGGGACCATGCTGGATATGGAGCGTGTGGTCAAATACAACAACTCCGACGGCAGCACCCCCGAGAGCGCATCCTACTGGAACTACAGTTTCCGCTCGATCACGCAGTTTACCGGCGCCACCAAGAACATTCTCGACGTGGACAAGCTGTTCGACAGCGACTTCATGCGTAACGCCATCAACTACCGCCTCTACAGCGGCA
This genomic interval from Ruficoccus sp. ZRK36 contains the following:
- a CDS encoding sulfatase-like hydrolase/transferase — its product is MKKPNILFILADDLGSWALGCAGNAEVRTPNIDRIAAKGLLLSSAYCVSPVCSPARASLITGKIPSQHGVHDWIRRGNSPGEAMDRAVIDYLAGQTTYTEILAEQGYTCALSGKWHLGNAPQPQKGHTYWKTHARGGGPYYNAPMICEGKEYEEPRYVTDVITDNALDFLNGYEGEEPFYLGVHYTAPHSPWEREEHPAEYYDPYYNDCPFASVPDLPMHPWQINTAPHGSTPELRRELLSGYYASITAMDAGIGQLLDTLEEKGVLEDTLIIFTGDNGMNMGHHGIYGKGNGTYPQNMFDTSVKVPFVLSQPGRVPVGEVSDVLFSHYDFLPSLLEYVGCGDETPSGLPGRSLSGVWTGQGEPAEAPLVVFDEYGPTRMIRSRKYKYVQRTTDHPDEFYDLCADPDEARNLIDEPEYVEQIDRMRDELDGWFARYVEKDRDGAYLPIVGRGQLDTTDKSDIFSRDWYYLKDRPEENGEPKV